In a single window of the Heterodontus francisci isolate sHetFra1 chromosome 35, sHetFra1.hap1, whole genome shotgun sequence genome:
- the LOC137350737 gene encoding histone H2A-like: MSGRGKTSGKARAKAKSRSSRAGLQFPVGRVHRHLRKGNYAERVGAGAPVYLAAVLEYLTAEILELAGNAARDNKKTRIIPRHLQLAVRNDEELNKLLGGVTIAQGGVLPNIQAVLLPK; this comes from the coding sequence atgtctggaagaggaaagaccagcggcaaagctcgggccaaggccaagtctcgctcctcccgggctggactgcagttcccggtgggccgtgttcacaggcacctaagaaagggcaactatgctgagcgtgtgggtgccggagccccggtctatctggctgctgtgctcgagtatctgaccgctgaaatcctcgagctggctggcaacgcggcccgggacaacaagaagacccgcatcattcccagacacctgcagctggccgtgcgcaacgacgaggagctcaacaagctgctgggaggggtgactatcgctcagggtggggtgctgcctaatatccaggccgtgctgctgcccaag